Proteins found in one Syngnathus acus chromosome 9, fSynAcu1.2, whole genome shotgun sequence genomic segment:
- the lipg gene encoding endothelial lipase: MNPKTHLLWILLLCAAAFTHGQNGGDELSTVDVSVKYNMRKSLDLDQKGCYLNAGNKDCLQRCGFNATAKTIFIIHGWTMSGMFESWMQKLVAAVMRRESEANVVVVDWISMAQQLYPDAVNYTHAVGRDIAAMLDWLQDELNLPLEKVHLIGYSLGAHVAGYAGTHVRGTLGRITGLDPAGPMFEGVEEERRLSPDDADFVDVLHTYTREALGVSIGIQQPIGDVDIYPNGGEIQPGCSLGDVLAVAGNFMEVMKCEHERAVHLFVDSLMNREHVSFAYQCSDPERFKKGICLSCRKNRCNNIGYEARKMRKRRNSKMYLKTRADTPFGGYHYQMKMHVFDRKQADNADPTFHVKLSGEHNDTEDIFVDVHENSIGLNLTNTFLVFTEEDIGDLLRIQLSWEGDGESLYSVWKNIKKSFWAWNAQPSVPVLQIRRIRVKAGETQKKFTFCAQDPSKTEISPGESLTFVKCRDGWEVKARKRLPM; encoded by the exons ATGAATCCTAAAACACACTTGCTGTGGATTCTTCTGCTGTGCGCGGCTGCCTTTACGCACGGACAAAATG GTGGAGACGAGCTGTCGACTGTCGACGTCTCCGTCAAGTACAACATGAGGAAGAGTTTGGATCTGGACCAGAAGGGCTGCTATCTGAATGCTGGTAACAAGGATTGTCTCCAGCGGTGCGGCTTCAACGCCACGGCCAAGACCATCTTCATCATCCACGGCTGGACG ATGAGTGGCATGTTTGAAAGCTGGATGCAAAAGCTGGTGGCCGCCGTCATGAGGCGTGAGAGCGAGGCCAACGTGGTTGTGGTGGACTGGATCTCCATGGCCCAGCAGCTGTACCCGGACGCCGTCAACTACACGCACGCCGTCGGCCGGGACATCGCCGCCATGCTGGACTGGCTTCAG GATGAGCTGAATTTGCCTCTGGAGAAGGTGCACCTGATCGGCTACAGCTTAGGGGCTCACGTCGCGGGCTACGCGGGGACGCACGTGCGCGGAACCCTCGGGAGAATCACCG GCTTGGACCCGGCGGGGCCGATGTTTGAGGgtgtggaggaggagaggcgCCTTTCTCCCGACGACGCCGACTTTGTGGACGTCCTCCACACGTACACGCGGGAAGCCTTAGGAGTGAGCATCGGGATCCAACAGCCCATCGGCGACGTGGACATCTACCCCAACGGAGGCGAAATCCAACCCGGGTGCTCGCTGGGCGACGTGCTGGCCGTGGCCGGAA ACTTTATGGAGGTGATGAAGTGCGAGCACGAGCGAGCCGTGCACCTGTTTGTGGACTCGCTGATGAACCGGGAGCACGTGAGCTTCGCCTACCAGTGCAGCGACCCGGAGCGCTTCAAGAAAGGCATCTGTCTGAGCTGCCGCAAAAACCGCTGCAACAACATCGGCTACGAGGCCCGCAAGATGCGCAAGAGACGCAACAGCAAGATGTACCTGAAGACGCGGGCCGACACTCCCTTTGgag GTTACCACTACCAGATGAAGATGCACGTGTTCGACAGAAAGCAGGCGGACAACGCAGACCCGACCTTCCACGTCAAGCTGAGCGGAGAGCATAACGACACGGAGGACATCTTCGTCGACGT GCACGAAAACTCCATCGGCCTGAACCTGACCAACACCTTCTTGGTGTTCACTGAGGAAGACATTGGCGACCTGCTGAGGATCCAACTGAGTTGGGAAGGTGACGGCGAGTCGTTATATTCCGTGTGGAAGAACATCAAGAAGAGTTTCTGGGCCTGGAACGCCCAGCCTTCCGTACCTGTGCTGCAAATCCGACGGATTCGCGTGAAAGCCGGAGAAACGCAGAAGAA GTTCACCTTCTGTGCCCAAGACCCGTCTAAAACGGAAATTTCTCCCGGCGAATCGCTAACGTTTGTCAAGTGTCGCGATGGCTGGGAAGTGAAAGCAAGAAAACG GCTGCCCATGTAA
- the LOC119126686 gene encoding E3 ubiquitin-protein ligase KCMF1-like — MSRHEGVSCDACLKGNFRGRRYKCLICYDYDLCASCYESGATTTRHTTEHPVQCILTRVDFDLYYGGEAFSVEQPQAFTCPYCGRMGYTEMSLQEHVAAEHTETSTEVICPICAALPGGDPNHVTDDFAAHLTLEHRAPRDMDESSGVRHVRRMFHPGRGLGGPRARRSNMHFTSNTGGGLSTSQNSSSQSSNYSREAMDPIAELLSQLSGVRRSTGGQLSSGPSASQLQQLQMQLQLERQQAQAARQQLETARNATRGGGRANAILNANSAAANNPNLSANSNGGLSESLAQHTAHSSHFLLSRLSEARVSEAERQACEAQWADRSLFVTELLLSTLLADHHQMDDDATADHRRRRCRPGSLRNLLDFQSMGCVEVMTLDVALENLNLKESNPAATPAKKEPPSPSL, encoded by the exons ATGTCCCGTCATGAAG GCGTGAGCTGCGATGCGTGTTTGAAGGGCAACTTCCGGGGCCGCCGCTACAAATGTTTAATCTGCTACGACTACGACCTGTGCGCGTCGTGCTACGAGAGCggcgccaccaccaccagacACACCACGGAGCACCCCGTGCAGTGTATATTGACACGGGTCGACTTTG ACTTGTATTACGGCGGAGAGGCCTTCTCGGTGGAGCAGCCCCAGGCCTTCACGTGTCCCTACTGTGGCAGAATGGGCTACACGGAGATGTCCCTGCAGGAGCACGTGGCCGCCGAGCACACGGAGACTTCCACAGAAGTG ATCTGCCCCATATGCGCGGCGCTGCCCGGCGGAGACCCCAATCACGTGACGGACGATTTTGCCGCCCACCTTACACTTGAACACAGAGCACCCAGAGATATG GACGAGTCGAGCGGCGTGCGGCACGTGAGGCGGATGTTCCATCCCGGGCGCGGACTGGGCGGCCCCCGCGCCCGCAGGTCCAACATGCACTTCACCAGCAACACAGGCGGGGGGCTCTCCACCAGTCAGAACTCTTCCTCTCAAAGTTCCAATTACAGCCGGGAGGCCATGGACCCCATCGCAG AGCTATTATCGCAGCTGTCGGGCGTGCGGCGCTCGACGGGCGGCCAGCTCAGCTCGGGCCCGTCGGCCTCgcagctgcagcagctccAGATGCAGCTCCAGCTCGAGCGGCAGCAGGCGCAGGCGGCGCGGCAGCAACTGGAGACGGCGCGCAACGCCACGCGCGGCGGCGGGCGCGCCAACGCCATCCTCAATGCCAACTCAGCCGCTGCCAACAACCCCAACCTGAGCGCCAACAGCAACGGCGGGCTTTCGGAGAGCCTCGCCCAGCACACGGCGCACAGCTCGCACTTTCTACTCAGCAG GCTGAGCGAAGCACGCGTGTCCGAGGCGGAGCGTCAAGCGTGCGAGGCGCAATGGGCGGACAGAAGCTTGTTTGTGACGGAGCTGCTGCTGTCCACGCTTCTGGCAGACCACCACCAAATGGACGACGACGCCACCGCCGACCACCGCCGCCGTCGTTGCCGTCCCGGGTCGCTGCGAAACTTGCTCGACTTCCAGTCCATGGGCTGCGTGGAGGTGATGACGCTGGACGTGGCGCTGGAGAACCTCAACCTCAAAGAGAGCAATCCCGCCGCCACTCCTGCCAAGAAAGAGCCCCCCTCTCCGTCCCTTTGA